From Methylobacterium radiodurans, a single genomic window includes:
- a CDS encoding lytic murein transglycosylase, which produces MRGRIRHSGGRMGGAGIAAALLALAPCPAVAQAPAEPAPPAAAELADRLPAACRAEIDARARAAGLDPARVAARLDGLAPDPAILAATGTQAEFVRPIWAYIDAAVTETRVAEGQARLRDLAPTFAAIEERSGVDRHILAAFWGVESNYGGGMGEAPVLRALATLACGDGTRAGYWRDELVAALRIAESGGGPDPLLGSWAGAMGHTQFMPSVYLAHAVDFDGDGRRDIWRSAPDALASTAQYLRASGWRPGETWGQEVALPDGFDYALADETSERSLKDWAGLGLRPARGERFADAEAQAQAVLILPAGARGPAFLLRPNFRAILRYNTALAYALTVGHLADRLRGEPGFSRDWPRSDRALTVSEIRDLQTRLAERGHAAGAADGKIGPRTRAALRAWQAAAGLPPDGYADPALLERIRAER; this is translated from the coding sequence ATGCGTGGCAGGATTCGGCACTCGGGCGGACGGATGGGCGGCGCGGGCATCGCCGCGGCGCTCCTCGCGCTCGCTCCCTGCCCGGCCGTTGCCCAGGCACCCGCCGAGCCGGCGCCGCCGGCCGCGGCCGAACTCGCGGACCGGCTGCCCGCCGCCTGCCGTGCCGAGATCGACGCGCGGGCGCGGGCGGCGGGGCTCGATCCGGCCCGGGTCGCCGCCCGGCTCGACGGGCTCGCGCCCGATCCGGCGATCCTCGCGGCGACGGGCACGCAGGCCGAGTTCGTGCGGCCGATCTGGGCCTACATCGACGCCGCCGTCACCGAGACGCGGGTCGCGGAGGGGCAGGCGCGCCTGCGCGACCTCGCGCCGACCTTCGCGGCGATCGAGGAGCGCTCCGGCGTGGACCGCCACATCCTGGCGGCCTTCTGGGGCGTCGAGTCGAACTACGGCGGCGGGATGGGCGAGGCCCCGGTGCTGCGCGCGCTGGCTACCCTCGCCTGCGGCGACGGCACCCGCGCCGGCTACTGGCGCGACGAGCTGGTCGCCGCCCTGCGGATCGCGGAGTCCGGCGGCGGGCCCGACCCGCTCCTCGGGTCCTGGGCCGGCGCGATGGGCCACACCCAGTTCATGCCGAGCGTCTACCTCGCCCACGCGGTCGATTTCGACGGGGACGGGCGGCGCGACATCTGGCGCTCGGCCCCCGACGCGCTGGCCTCGACGGCGCAGTACCTGCGCGCGTCCGGCTGGCGACCCGGCGAGACCTGGGGCCAGGAGGTCGCCCTGCCGGACGGGTTCGACTACGCGCTCGCCGACGAGACCAGCGAGCGCAGCCTCAAGGACTGGGCCGGCCTCGGCCTGCGCCCGGCCCGGGGCGAGCGCTTCGCGGACGCGGAGGCGCAGGCGCAGGCGGTCCTGATCCTGCCGGCCGGCGCGCGGGGGCCGGCTTTCCTGCTGCGGCCGAACTTTCGGGCGATCCTGCGCTACAACACGGCGCTCGCCTACGCGCTCACCGTGGGCCATCTCGCCGACCGCCTCCGCGGCGAGCCGGGCTTTTCGCGCGACTGGCCCCGCAGCGACCGCGCGCTCACGGTCTCCGAGATCCGCGACCTGCAGACGCGGCTCGCCGAGCGTGGCCATGCGGCGGGAGCCGCCGACGGCAAGATCGGACCGCGGACGCGGGCGGCTTTGCGCGCCTGGCAGGCGGCGGCCGGCCTGCCGCCGGACGGCTACGCCGACCCGGCCCTACTGGAGCGGATCCGGGCGGAGCGCTGA
- a CDS encoding ABC transporter substrate-binding protein: protein MLRRVPSPAEGGGRSGVSRRALLVGLGALFLAPRPARAEEPLEAPLVVDLAARGRRVGQAGGAIRTLIAKARDVRYLSVYGYTRLVGYDSDLNLQPDVLESVTVEEGRFTLRLRAGHRWSDGHPFTAEDFRYYWEDVANNRDLSPGGPPDFLIVEGKPPAVSFPDDRTVVYAWERPNPRFLPALAAPRDPLIYRPAHYLKPFHPRYAGREAAEAAAKAEKLRGWAALHNRLDDNFELNNPDCPTLQGWRPRTRAPATRFVFERNPHYHRVDTAGTRLPYLDTILMDVASTGLLVAKTNAGEADLMFRGLAMNDIPSLREGERAHGYRTHLWPVARGSEIALYPNLTTLDPVWRRLNRDLRYRRALSHAIDRRTLNNTLLFGLGTEGNDTVVPESPLFRPEMRTLNAAYDPAEATRLLDAIGLTGRDGSGIRLMPDGRPLEIVVESDGEAGLILDGLMLIGEFWREVGIRLVVKPQERTNLRRRSMAGMTVMVAAQGLDLAVPTAIMPPTGLSPAQPDHYAWPRWSLNLESRGASGEPCDVPEVERLIALDRDWRMTTDPARQGTIWREMLMNHAENQWVIGTVAGALQPVVASTRLANLPDRALYSWEPTALIGVQRLDEVFWDKAAERNAAVGGGRG from the coding sequence CTGCTTCGCAGGGTACCCTCCCCCGCAGAGGGGGGAGGGAGATCAGGCGTCTCTCGCCGCGCCCTCCTGGTGGGTCTCGGCGCGCTGTTCCTCGCCCCGCGCCCCGCCCGCGCCGAGGAGCCACTCGAAGCCCCCCTCGTCGTGGACCTCGCCGCCCGCGGCCGGCGCGTCGGCCAGGCCGGCGGCGCGATCCGCACGCTGATCGCGAAGGCGCGCGACGTGCGCTACCTCTCGGTCTACGGCTACACCCGCCTCGTCGGCTACGATTCCGACCTGAACCTGCAACCCGACGTGCTGGAGAGCGTCACCGTCGAGGAGGGCCGCTTCACCCTGCGGTTGCGCGCGGGCCACCGCTGGTCGGACGGCCATCCCTTCACCGCCGAGGACTTCCGCTACTACTGGGAGGATGTGGCCAACAACCGCGATCTCAGCCCCGGCGGGCCGCCCGACTTCCTGATCGTCGAGGGCAAGCCCCCCGCGGTGAGCTTCCCCGACGACCGCACGGTGGTCTACGCCTGGGAGCGGCCGAACCCGCGCTTCCTGCCCGCGCTCGCCGCCCCGCGCGACCCGCTGATCTACCGGCCGGCCCACTACCTGAAGCCGTTCCACCCGCGCTACGCCGGCCGCGAGGCGGCGGAGGCCGCCGCGAAGGCCGAGAAGCTGCGCGGCTGGGCGGCGCTCCACAACCGGCTCGACGACAATTTCGAGCTGAACAACCCGGACTGCCCGACGCTGCAGGGCTGGCGGCCCCGCACCCGGGCGCCGGCCACCCGCTTCGTGTTCGAGCGCAACCCGCACTACCACCGGGTGGACACGGCCGGCACGCGGCTGCCCTACCTCGACACGATCCTGATGGACGTGGCCTCGACCGGGCTGCTCGTCGCCAAGACCAACGCGGGCGAGGCGGACCTGATGTTCCGCGGGCTCGCGATGAACGACATCCCGAGCCTGCGCGAGGGCGAGCGGGCGCACGGCTACCGCACCCATCTCTGGCCGGTGGCGCGCGGCTCCGAGATCGCGCTCTACCCGAACCTCACCACCCTCGATCCGGTCTGGCGCCGGCTCAACCGCGACCTGCGCTACCGCCGCGCCCTGTCGCACGCGATCGACCGGCGCACGCTCAACAACACCCTGCTGTTCGGGCTGGGCACCGAGGGCAACGACACGGTGGTGCCGGAGAGCCCGCTGTTCCGGCCCGAGATGCGGACCCTCAACGCGGCCTACGACCCGGCGGAGGCCACGCGCCTCCTCGACGCGATCGGGCTGACGGGGCGGGACGGCTCCGGCATCCGCCTGATGCCGGACGGGCGCCCGCTCGAGATCGTGGTCGAGAGCGACGGCGAGGCCGGCCTGATCCTCGACGGGCTGATGCTGATCGGCGAGTTCTGGCGAGAAGTGGGCATCCGGCTCGTGGTGAAGCCGCAGGAGCGGACGAACCTGCGCCGTCGCTCCATGGCGGGAATGACCGTGATGGTGGCGGCCCAAGGGCTCGACCTCGCGGTGCCGACCGCGATCATGCCGCCGACGGGCCTGAGCCCCGCGCAACCCGACCACTATGCCTGGCCGCGCTGGAGCCTGAACCTGGAGAGCCGGGGCGCCAGCGGCGAGCCCTGCGACGTCCCCGAGGTCGAGCGCCTGATCGCGCTGGATCGGGACTGGCGGATGACCACCGACCCCGCGCGGCAGGGCACGATCTGGCGCGAGATGCTGATGAACCACGCGGAGAACCAGTGGGTGATCGGCACAGTGGCGGGGGCGCTCCAGCCGGTGGTGGCGTCCACCCGCCTCGCCAACCTGCCGGACCGGGCGCTGTATTCCTGGGAGCCGACCGCGCTGATCGGCGTGCAGCGGCTGGACGAGGTTTTTTGGGACAAGGCGGCGGAGCGGAACGCGGCGGTCGGCGGGGGGCGGGGATGA
- a CDS encoding nucleotide sugar dehydrogenase gives MDNLAQDPADALARRIAERTAVVGVIGLGYVGLPLALAAVRAGFSVIGFDINPDRVARINAGEPVISHLDTAGMRAALATGRFRASTEMDELGTSDAILICVPTPLTPQREPDLSYIRATAADIARTLRPGQLVVLESTTWPGTTEEVLKPILEATGLTSGREIFLAFSPEREDPGNRTHTLSTVPKVVGGDGARARDLADALYGAIVARTVPVSSTATAEAVKLTENIFRAVNIALVNELKVVYDAMGIDVWEVIEAAASKPFGYMPFWPGPGLGGHCIPIDPFYLTWKAREFDVATRFIELAGEVNRGMPRYVVERLALALDRQRGRPLGGAQILLIGVAYKRDLDDMRESPALKLIALLEERGAGIAYHDPLVPEIPPSRAHPGLAGRRSVALTPEALRACDAALVVTDHDGIDYALIAAEAPLVVDTRNALARHGQTGEHIVKA, from the coding sequence ATGGACAACCTCGCCCAAGACCCCGCGGACGCCCTGGCCCGCCGCATCGCCGAGCGCACGGCCGTCGTCGGCGTGATCGGCCTCGGCTATGTCGGGCTGCCGCTGGCGCTCGCCGCCGTGCGGGCGGGCTTTTCCGTGATCGGCTTCGACATCAACCCGGACCGGGTGGCGCGGATCAACGCCGGCGAGCCGGTGATCAGCCATCTCGACACCGCGGGGATGCGCGCCGCGCTGGCTACCGGCCGCTTCCGGGCCAGCACCGAGATGGACGAGCTGGGCACAAGCGACGCCATCCTGATCTGCGTGCCGACGCCGCTGACGCCGCAGCGCGAGCCGGACCTCTCCTACATCCGGGCGACCGCCGCCGACATCGCCCGCACGCTCCGGCCGGGGCAGCTCGTGGTGCTCGAATCGACCACCTGGCCCGGCACCACCGAGGAGGTGCTGAAGCCGATCCTGGAGGCGACGGGCCTGACCAGCGGGCGCGAGATCTTCCTCGCCTTCTCGCCGGAGCGGGAGGACCCGGGCAACCGCACCCACACGCTCTCCACCGTGCCGAAGGTGGTGGGCGGCGACGGCGCCCGGGCGCGCGACCTCGCCGACGCGCTCTACGGCGCGATCGTGGCCCGCACCGTGCCGGTCTCGTCGACCGCCACCGCCGAGGCCGTGAAGCTCACCGAGAACATCTTCCGCGCCGTCAACATCGCCCTCGTGAACGAGCTGAAGGTCGTCTACGACGCGATGGGCATCGACGTCTGGGAGGTGATCGAGGCGGCGGCCAGCAAGCCCTTCGGCTACATGCCGTTCTGGCCGGGCCCGGGCCTCGGCGGCCACTGCATCCCGATCGACCCGTTCTACCTCACCTGGAAGGCGCGGGAATTCGACGTCGCCACCCGCTTCATCGAGCTCGCCGGCGAGGTGAACCGGGGGATGCCGCGCTACGTGGTCGAGCGGCTGGCGCTGGCCCTCGACCGGCAGCGCGGCCGGCCGCTCGGCGGCGCGCAGATCCTGCTGATCGGCGTCGCCTACAAGCGCGACCTCGACGACATGCGCGAGAGCCCGGCGCTGAAGCTGATCGCGCTTCTGGAGGAGCGGGGCGCGGGCATCGCCTACCACGACCCCCTCGTCCCCGAGATTCCGCCGAGCCGCGCCCATCCGGGGCTCGCGGGACGCCGCTCCGTGGCGCTGACCCCGGAGGCGCTCCGGGCCTGCGACGCGGCGCTCGTCGTCACCGACCATGACGGGATCGACTACGCGCTGATCGCCGCCGAGGCGCCGCTGGTGGTCGACACGCGCAACGCGCTCGCCCGGCACGGGCAGACGGGCGAGCACATCGTGAAGGCATGA
- a CDS encoding ABC transporter permease: protein MAAHYVDPAPFDPDAGREGDRDAPSARRLFVRKFLRHRLAVVSGLILLALYASVPFVEWLAPYGQATRNGDFLHAPPQGLHLFHEGRFVGPFTYPYRAELDLETFRRNYVVDESRPQPVRFLCRGDGYLWLGLIPGEHHLVCPPEGGTLFLLGTDRLGRDILSRMIYGTRISLVIGLVGVAISFALGLLFGGLAGYFGGVMDAAIQRLIELVRSLPELPLWLALSAALPPNWSPLWVFFGITIILGLLDWPGLARAVRGKLLALREEDFVAAAELMGASPTRVIARHLIPNFMSHLIASATLSIPGMILGETALSFLGLGLRPPVTSWGVLLNEAQNLAAVQLYPWLLVPVLPVLVTVLAFNFLGDGLRDAADPYH from the coding sequence ATGGCGGCCCACTACGTCGATCCGGCCCCGTTCGACCCGGATGCCGGCCGCGAGGGCGACCGCGACGCGCCCTCGGCGCGCCGCCTGTTCGTGCGCAAGTTCCTGCGCCACCGGCTCGCCGTGGTCTCCGGGCTGATCCTGCTCGCCCTCTACGCCAGCGTGCCCTTCGTCGAGTGGCTCGCCCCCTACGGGCAGGCCACGCGCAACGGCGACTTCCTGCACGCGCCGCCGCAGGGGCTGCACCTGTTCCACGAGGGCCGGTTCGTCGGGCCCTTCACCTACCCGTACCGGGCCGAGCTCGACCTCGAGACCTTCCGGCGCAACTACGTGGTGGACGAGAGCCGCCCGCAACCCGTGCGCTTCCTCTGCCGCGGCGACGGCTATCTCTGGCTCGGGCTGATCCCGGGCGAGCACCACCTCGTCTGCCCGCCGGAGGGCGGCACCCTGTTCCTCCTCGGCACCGACCGGCTCGGGCGCGACATCCTCTCGCGCATGATCTACGGCACGCGCATCTCGCTGGTGATCGGGCTCGTGGGCGTGGCGATCTCCTTCGCGCTGGGGCTTCTGTTCGGCGGGCTCGCCGGCTATTTCGGCGGCGTGATGGACGCCGCCATCCAGCGCCTGATCGAGCTGGTGCGATCATTGCCCGAGCTGCCGCTCTGGCTCGCGCTCTCGGCGGCTTTGCCGCCTAACTGGAGCCCACTCTGGGTATTCTTCGGGATCACGATCATCCTCGGTCTACTCGACTGGCCGGGCCTTGCGCGGGCGGTGCGCGGCAAGCTGCTGGCGCTCCGCGAGGAGGACTTCGTCGCCGCCGCCGAGCTGATGGGCGCCTCGCCGACGCGCGTGATCGCCCGGCACCTGATCCCGAACTTCATGAGCCACCTGATCGCCTCGGCAACGCTCTCGATCCCCGGCATGATCCTGGGCGAGACGGCCCTGTCCTTCTTAGGTCTTGGCCTGCGCCCCCCGGTGACGAGCTGGGGCGTGCTCCTCAACGAGGCCCAGAACCTCGCCGCCGTCCAGCTCTATCCCTGGCTGCTCGTGCCGGTGCTGCCGGTGCTCGTCACGGTGCTGGCCTTCAACTTCCTGGGCGACGGCCTGCGCGACGCGGCAGATCCGTACCATTGA
- a CDS encoding ABC transporter permease, which yields MTGLVLRRLVTMALTLLLISALVFFVIKLPPGDYLSNRIAELRAGGEAASIAKAELLIRQYGLDKPVWQQYLMWVGLMPGPAGFSGLLQGDWGWSFEYDRPVAQVVGDALWLTLVVNLAALVFVHAVSIPIAIYSATHRHSLGDAVVTVLGYVGLAVPGFLLALILLFYANRWFGLSIGGLYDAGFTGRPWEGAKIRSLLAHLVVPTLVIGLGGTAAMIRRMRANLLDELAKPYTVTARAKGLPPMRALLKYPFRMSLNPFVADIGNLLPHLVSGSVLVSLVMSLPTVGPLLLDALRTQDQFMAGFILMFVAALTLVGMLISDLVLVWLDPRIRLGAR from the coding sequence GTGACCGGCCTCGTCCTCCGCCGCCTCGTCACGATGGCGCTGACGCTCCTGCTGATCTCGGCGCTCGTCTTCTTCGTGATCAAGCTGCCGCCAGGCGACTACCTCTCGAACCGCATCGCGGAACTCCGCGCGGGCGGCGAGGCAGCCTCGATCGCCAAGGCCGAGCTGCTGATCCGCCAGTACGGGCTCGATAAGCCGGTCTGGCAGCAATACCTGATGTGGGTCGGGCTGATGCCCGGGCCCGCCGGGTTCTCGGGCCTGCTCCAGGGCGACTGGGGCTGGTCCTTCGAGTACGATCGGCCGGTGGCCCAGGTCGTCGGGGACGCGCTCTGGCTCACGCTCGTCGTGAACCTCGCCGCCCTCGTCTTCGTCCACGCGGTCTCGATCCCGATCGCGATCTACTCGGCGACGCACCGGCACTCGCTGGGCGACGCGGTGGTGACCGTGCTTGGCTATGTCGGTCTCGCCGTACCGGGCTTCCTGCTCGCGCTGATCCTCTTGTTCTACGCCAACCGCTGGTTCGGCCTGTCGATCGGCGGGCTCTACGACGCGGGCTTCACCGGCAGGCCCTGGGAGGGGGCCAAGATCCGCTCGCTGCTGGCCCATCTCGTGGTGCCGACGCTGGTCATCGGCCTCGGCGGCACCGCCGCGATGATCCGGCGGATGCGCGCCAACCTCTTGGACGAGCTCGCCAAGCCCTACACGGTCACGGCGCGGGCCAAGGGCCTGCCGCCGATGCGGGCGCTCCTCAAGTACCCGTTCCGGATGTCGCTGAACCCGTTCGTGGCCGATATCGGCAACCTGCTGCCCCACCTCGTCTCGGGCTCGGTGCTGGTCTCGCTGGTGATGAGCCTGCCGACGGTCGGCCCGCTGCTGCTGGACGCGCTGCGCACCCAGGACCAGTTCATGGCGGGCTTCATCCTGATGTTCGTGGCGGCGCTGACGCTGGTCGGCATGCTGATCTCCGACCTCGTGCTGGTCTGGCTCGACCCGCGCATCCGCCTCGGCGCGCGCTGA